cctggaaacaatgggcacgaggcagggaacaacccaggatggggggccagcccatcacagggcacactcacacaccattcactcacacatgcactcctacgggcaatttagcaagtccaattagcctcagcatgtttttggactgtggggggaaatcggagcacccggaggaaaccccacaacgacatggggagaacatgcaaactccacacacatgtgacccaggcggagactcgaacctgggtctcagaggtgtgaggcggcagtgctaaccactgcaccaccacactgACTTATCATCATGTGaaatttaaattagaaaatgaGAAATGACAATAAACAGTTGGTAAGGAATATTGCATGATATCGCACATCAGGCAATCATATCACTGAGACAAAGACAATTCCAACCAATCATATGGTAGGCTTCTAAGATGGACAACCTGACCACATGCTACTGTTTTGGTAAGATCGTGGAAGAGATTAGCGTTCACTCAGAGAAAACATccatgtaagtgaacaaagcgACTGCTTAGCAGCCAGAACATCTTTTAAGAAAGGATATGCTATACCTAAAGAAGGTAAGAAGATGCTGGGGGTGGGGTAATACTTTTCCAGTTTAAGGTTTGACATGCAACAGCCAGCAAAAGAACACCTCCCTGACTAAACTGTTAAACTTGACCTACACTGATATACTCACTCTTCCACTCGCCCACAACCAACTCCATGCTCTCAAAAGAGTCGTCGTAGGGCGGAGACTCCGGTTCTGCATCCGGCTCATGGAATTCTTCTAGGAAGGGGTGGGAGAGGCCTTCAGAGGCGGTGATTCTCTTCTCAGGGTCCAGGACCAGCATGGCCTCCAGCATTACCAGCGCTGTGGCCCCcagacaaggggggggggggggggtagcagcAACAGAAGATGGAACAGAGATTGACAGAGAAAgtatagatattaatatgaGATCTATAAACTACCAAAATATTGTAATCCACAATGACTCAATGAAAAGTGCCAATATTCATATGGGAATGGGCACGTTCAGGAATGCTTTCATGCATTCTCAGATCAGCCATAGGAAGCCATGTTCCAAAACTCGGTTGCAGGGGGAGGCTGCTGTCCACctcaggcagcacagagcagaaCACAACTAAGCAccatggatgggatgtcagcccATCCCATTACACACTcaagcacacactcacacactatgcaCTACCCAGAAATGCCTATTCACCTAAATGtatgtggaaaaaaaatcacacaatatgggaaaacacaaactccacacacagaaagTAGGGGTGGGATCTAGAGGTATAACATGACAGTTTCACCCACTGGTGGTGAACCCGTTCATGAAATATCATCTTTTAGGAAAAGCCTAAGAGCCTGACCCAGGAATTCCATTGAGAGCGGCTGCATCGCATTTTGGCTGTGATGCGGTTTGCTCCATCCCCTGCATGTCCTCAACCCCCTCATTGGAAGTGCTTCAGAAGAGTTTCAGAAGCAGAGCGCTTTGCAATAGTGATGTCCAAGTCAAGCATCTTGAACCACTGGCTGCATTTTCTaagcccactagatggtgctctctgtccaaaaaagggctcaaagcatgccccaaaAGCAAAACAAGATCACCACCTAGAGCAAATGATTCacgaagcttcatttggcccaTACCACTTTGCAGGGTGGACTGGAAAAGTCATGAATATTCATACGGAAAGtgttatctgattggctggtaacACTGCTGTCAGAAGCATCCCAGAAGCAGCATTTGGCAAAACAGACTTGGCGCATGTTTAGCAAAGCGGCCTGGAGAGCTGCTTCTGATCCATGCCGTGGCACTTTTGTTGGAATCACAAGCTGATGAGGAAGTGATCAGCAGCGACTACGTCGCAACCAGAATGCGGCTCAGCCTCTCTTGGTGGAATTCCGGCTTAAGAGAGTAATGCATACCATTTCTATCCATAGAGGGGTACACGTCCCTGAAGTTCTTTTTCTTCTTAGGAGGGAGAGACTGCACATAAGAGCGAGCCTGTGGGAAACACAGAGCGACTGTCTGTCTAGCTGCAAACAGGTTAACAATTGCTACTGTATATCGTGACATTGCAATGGGCACACGTGTAATTGTCACATCATGAAGGGATTCCATGCAAGggtgtaggtttggtttcagcatTTGTAGATAGCAAATCATCCTTGAACCCCCCACTCCCCTAAACACACATTGCACTGCCACGATACTGGTATGGACACGTCCCCACCATCCTTACTCAAATCTACGCCCTTCATACGATTTTCaagtaattttaaaataatgagtatttcataatttaaaataacactaaaacTGTTTATGGTGCAATTTCACAACTAAACATAACTGCAAGAAATGAGTGatccatatgataaaatgattttgtcagATATAGAACTACAATCCGTGACCGGTCTATGTTTTGTCCTTGTGCTCTACATGCGCAGCGAATTGGCCTCAATAACATATGGATTCATAATGAAAGATAAGGAACATGCTCTTCATTCGCCTCATCAATTATATCTGTATCATGACAGAAACACATTAAACAGCACAAGTTACGAACTGATCACAAAACCCAAAAATATCACAATATGATTTTGCTGGTATTTTTAAGCCTTAAATAGGTGAATGCTGTAGAGGGTGTAGGTCAGACTGAAGCTTCATGAGGAGCGAAATGTGATTTTTACTGAGAAGTAAGAGTGACAGGATTGGGGGGAAATGAAAGGTTTCTGAGagccttgcacagatggatgagggTGCAGCACGGCCAAGCCTGTACATCAGCACTCTGCATCTTCTGCACCAATGCTGGCTGAGGAGTTCCTGTCAGACTGAGGATTTTCTGTAGCTGGTCAAGACCTGAGTTAGAAGTCAAGGAAACTTTAAGGCCAAGATGAAAACATGACATATTTTTACATAGTTCTTCAGATGTCTCTCTGTGTAATGTGCTCGGGGTGAGTTTTCTATTTACGACAGTGTATAATGGTccaatacagtacagtacagaagCATGGGTAGGCATTGAAGAATAGGGATAGCAAATCGCTAATATGGTGCAGTATAGATTAAAATACAGTTAAACTATTTAAGTGAAATATGTTCAATTTATAATATGTGATATATTGCACTGGAGTTTCATATAGGGAGGCATTGTAGGATACTGTCATGTCCTGGGAAAAGAACGTAGCCTGTGATCATCTCAGCTAGGATGCAGCCAGCTGACCACACATCCACTGCAGGGGAGACACATACTTGTATCTAAGCATGTAACAAAGAAAGGGGTCACATCCCTGACACAGAATGCTGCTCAGGCACACAGCAAGATACATGTAACACAGAACAGGGTCACATCCCTGACACAGAATGCTGCTCAGGCACACAGCAAGATACATGTAACACAGAACAGGGTCACATCCCTGACACAGAATGCTGCTCAGACACACAGCAAGGGACATGTAACACAGAACAGGGTCACATCCCTGACACAGAATGCTGCTCAGGCACACAGCAAGAGACATGTAACACAGAACAGGGTCACATCCCTGTCACAGAATGCTGCTCAGACACACAGCAAGAGACATGTAACACAGAACAGGGTCACATCCCTGTCACAGAATGCTGCTCAGACACACAGCAAGGGACATGTAACAGAGAACAGGGTCACATCCCTGACACAGAATGCTGCTCAGACACACAGCAAGAGACATGTAACATAGAACAGGGTCACATCCCTGAGACAGAATGCTGCTCAGACACACAGCAAGAGACATGTAACACAGAACAGGGTCACATCCCATACACAGAATGCTGCTCAGGCACATAGCAAGGGACATGTAACAGAGAACAGAGTCACATCCCTGAGACAGAATGCTGCTCAGGCACACAGCAAGAGACATGTAACAGAGAACAGAGTCACATCCCTGAGACAGAATGCTGCTCAGGCACACAGCAAGAGACATGTAACAGAGAACAGAGTCACATCCCTGAGACAGAATGCTGCTCAGACACATAGCAAGGGACATGTAACAGAGAACAGAGTCACATCCCTGACACAGAATGCTGCTCAGGCACACAGCAAGAGACATGTAACTGAGACAACACATCAGTAAGATGTATGTCACAACAGAGTTCTAAGAGAAGCAACACATTACTAAGACAGAAATCAGTTCCAAAGACACAACACATCACTATGAGATGTTACCAAGAAACAACAGATTGCTAAACAAAAATGAGAAGGCCCATGAGAAGGCTACTCAACCAACTGCATGCATCCCAGTAAGTATTATATGAGAGAGTGCCCCCAGTCTAAGGTTCCTTTCATTGTACCGGGTTCATGATGACACAGTTCTGCTGCCTGGTTCCACAGTTCTCACCTGTTTGGGTGTAATGCATCCAGTTGAAGATGACCTCTGGTGCCCTGTACCATCGTGTCACAACATAGCCAGTCATCTCACTCTCCGTGTGTCTTGCCAGTCCAAAGTCCAGAATCTTGAACAGTGACATAGGAAAGACTTGTACACCCATGAAAAGCGCCTTGGGGCGACACTGTTGTGAAATGTGctacacaaataaatacattaaacaTAAGTTACATCAGAAAGAAGATGATGGAAAAGAAAGGCATTTAGGATGGGAGGGTGTCGACGTCCCAGGGTGCTGAAAGGTTAATACATTCAATTCACTTGTGTCATATGAATTATCATATATTAGTGGGTTCTATTTGAAATCCTAAACCAGAATGCACCCCCAGAACTTAATCCTAAAACCCATACCCTATCTGGACCATTTTTACAAGCCAATTTTGTTtccttgtgtgtttgtgttaatgCCAAAACGGTTGTTCTCCATCTTTGTTTCTCTACACTGTTTCATTAAGTCTCTACTAGCTCCTCCCATCTCCATGTGACAAGGTTTTTTTCAGTATCTTGCCTGGAGCAAGTCTTGCAAGGTGAAAGAAAACGCATATTACAGTTTCAGTGCATAATAGCCATAATGCATAGCAGTAAGATTACTGCTGCCTTAGTAATAACACTACTTTCTTAAACATGTATATATGACTTTTTAAACAGCAACACACCAAATTATGATTTGAACTAACTAGCTATGCATAATGATGAAAGTTTTTCCAAAGAAACTCTCAAAAACATATAACAACAAATGTAAGTTACAATGGGGCAGGCTAAATCATCTTCGGTTGGAATGGAGAACAGTACAAAACTAGGCTTCACAAACATCTAAATGCGACTTTAATATTTCTGGTGCTTTGTAGAGTGACAAGCGTCGTTGCTTTCATTTCGTCTATTGAATGAAGTTCACAAAGGTCCCACCAGGGAGAGACAATGGGCACATTTAAAACAACTTAAAACTCAAGACTCAGCAAAATGTTTACCAACATACACAGCCGACCTCCACTGGTGCTTTGCTTCTCTCTGCAGGGTGTCCCTCTGCCACATCACCCCCTGTCTTAGCTTGCTGACCTTCTATTTCGCAAGTTCGTATTATATCAACACTGTTAAATTGgccacactttacttgaggtgcatatataatccatccatccatccattttccaaaccgcttatcctattgggtcgtggggggcccagcatgtttttggactgtggggggaaaccggagtacccggaggaaaccccacaatgacacaggaagaacatgcaagctctacgtacatgtaacccaggcggagacttgaacccgggtcccagaggtgtgaggcaccagtgctaaccactgcaccaccatgccgccccccacatATAACACAGTATAATGATATTAAGTATTATGATATAGTCTtcattacatactgatctcatgctaATTCATCAATAACAAATCGAGATGCaggttttatctcaagcagttgatatgtttgttactatatctgttaattctgtaaacctttgtcagcTACTGAAGGTACAATCATGAATAACATgatacatactgatctcatatttgttcatcattaatgaatcatgatgcatcttttatcccaagcagttactCTATTTGTtattatatctgttaattctgtaaatcttTGTGAGCTAttaaaggaactactgaaggaacaaataatgaataacacaagtgaaatattgatctcgtttgttcatcattactgAATCGTGATATCTTTTATCATAAGTAgcgactatatttgttcatgattagtTCAcggtttgtacttcagtagtaattaagttattactaagtatttgtgcccgaTCAAGTAAAGTATTATTGTTAAATTACTTCATGTCGTAAATAATTGGGGCAATATTTGGTTCAGTGGGTTAGAACACTGTGCCTGAGATCAGAAGGTCATCTATTCAAATCCCATGATCTACAGAGTGGTTTCACCGTTGGATCCTTGAGGAAAGCCCTTAATCCAGGGtctgactgaccctgcttccTCAACCAtgcatcgctttggataaaagtgtctgctatatAAAGACATGTAAATGTAAGTCTTTTTAGACTGATTTAAAAGcatacacacagactcacatgcatatatatgtataaagtTGCTTAATTGCTTCGCCAAGACTTTAATTTAGTCTCTGCCTTTGAACGTAATGATAGGAACTCTTGCTCTTTAATGTTTGTTCTCAGGATCACAGTATAATTTAGAGAATGTGGGCATTTTCAGGATGCAGGTGGCCAGATGGCATAAAAGAGTCAACCTACTACAAATAATACATTAATCTTTTTTCCATTTAGGCCATGGTTGAGTGAAACAAGATAAAGTTAATTACAGTCAAGTGAGAGCAGAACTGGTCTTTCATATTAAATTCtttcaatcatccatccattttccaaaccgcttaacctactgggtcgcggggggtccggagcctatcccggaagcaatgggcacgaggcagggaacaacccaggacagggggccagcccatcgcagggcacactcacacaccattcactctcacatgcattcctatgggcaatttaacaagtccaattagtctcagcatgtttttggactgtggggggaaaccggagtacccggaggaaaccccgcgatgcaccaccatgccaccccttctTTCAATCATTCATTATGAAATAAAATCCATAAATTGCTttctattattatattaaaatatccaTTTTAATTTTCAAGAGCTGATCAGTTAAAGTGGTTCCTTTATTTTCCTTACATTCCATAACCTGTATACAAAATATGACGCTAtgctttatccatccatcttatacTAATGCCAGTCAGGGcccagggcacaaggcggggtagaccttgggtgggatgccagcccatcattgGGCACATACACGATGTAGAGATTAGTCCAAGTGCCTTGGGGAAGCCCATGTAACACAGAGAAAAGATGCAAAGTACACACAGACAGCAGAGATGGGATTCAAGCTCCCAAGCAGAGGCAAGTCCCCAGGTGACGAAGAAGATCCACTACCTGAGTCTGTCTTTATGTTAAATTCTTTGGTAAGTCAGAACAATAGCTCAGTACATAAGGGCAGTGCTTTCATGAGTGTCACAAAGTTTGTGCGTTTGTTATTATGAACTATTGTATTTAACCTCAAATTTACAATATAATAGACTTGCCATATAATATTATGGCAGTCCATTCATAACTATGAGTTGTCCTTAAGTCGGACGTTCTTAACCCAGGACTGCTTAAATATTAAGGTCTGTTCATACAGTTATATTAGTGTTTTGGCaacagtgtgtgtttgtcatGTAAACAAGATACTGTCAGAATGACAACAATGTATTCCCCGGACAGCCCTCCGACACCTCTTAACCTCGGCTCTAGTCCTTCTGCAGTCTCTCAGTACCTCTCAAAGAAAATCTTGATTAAATGCCCAACTTTGTGTGAGGAGATCACCAGATCTGCATCTGTGGCTGTCTGCACTACTAAGTGACAATGCTTCAGGTTTGTTCTGATCTATCTCAAAATGAAATAGGCCCCAGATAATGACCGATACAATGTCCCGGGGGAAATGGGAAAAACTgaagaaaaatatatttatctCCATTAAATACTTTTAGAGTTATCCTATTTACAAGGTCAAGTGTCTTCTGCAGTTAACCTTTGCTTTACTGTTGTTAAGCATTGCTGCTGCAACTTTGATGCAATTTGCCTCAAAATTTGACCATTCCAAGATCGTCGCCCGTACAATATTCCTGAAAAGTTTGAAAGTAATTTTTGACATCACCTAAAGAAAAAGTGTCTGAACTGGCAGCGTACTGGTCTCAAAATCATTTGCATTTCCCTGTCTGGGGAAAACAATACTTCAAATATCAAGTGAGCATCAAATCTCAAGACACATTTCCTTGTGGTGAATCCACCTGATTTCTAAACCGCAAAGGTCTTATCCTACTAAAAGGATTGGAAGTAAACATCTGGCACATTCCTGCCTTTGGCATGTAGTGAGAAACCAAATGGTAACCTGACACAGGAGTAGTAGACAACCAGTACTATGGCTTTCAGTGGTAGGTACCTACAGGTCAATTCTGCGAAGCTTAAGTTATGCTCACCGATATATTTCCCTTGGTTTGGTTTTACCAGCAGTGACATAGATATTCATAATGTAGTTAGGCAAAACATTCTGCAACAACTTCAAGATTACTGTCActgggaaaatatttttcagCTGGTTTTCCTGAAGGAAACTTCTTACCTTTAGTTCACAGTTCTCATTCACTGCCAAGTTACTGGGCTTCAGGTCCTGAAATCATAAAATCTCATTTTCACTTTAATAACATCTAcacttactgtaatatgccaTAATACACTTCACAGGAAACACAACAGCCATGAAAAACTGTTTTGGCAATTACGTAAAAGTATGTGCATACCGTTTTCTTCTTTTCATTCCACTTCAGAAAACAAGCAAATTAGTCTAATTGACTTATTAGAAATGcttcatctttacttttaagtaactgcagcataaataagtaaatgttataaatgtgttattttttaacattgACATGAGAATCGGGGGGATTAAAAACAGCACATTTTTGCATGGTCTGGATCTCCAAAGGTAGGAACAGAGATCCTGCATCTATAATAGCATAACTCAAGATACTCCTCAAGTAAGCCTCTATAGCATTGCTGGCAGAGCCTCCATCTCCATAATGACAATTACATTAACTGTAGAGAGTTAGGAATCTACGGGGTACATAATCTTTGAATAAAAAATTCAATGAGAGCTGACTGACACAGTAGGGTCTAGTGTGAATACAAGGTGGTATATGGACAGTCATGTACACTCACCCTGTGGATAATCCCTGCAGAATGGATATACTAAAGGGACAAAGCAGAGTGATGACTATTAAACATCATTAAAGGATGTTTAATATGAACCAAGAGCCAGATAGGCACAGGGCTACATGCCTTCAGTCCCCGTAGGATCTGGTAGAAGAGGTAGGTGCTGATGTGATCTGTCAGcttcttcctcttcatgatgtgACCCAAGTCCTGAGCCACGAATGGCATCACCATATAGCTGGGGCACACACAGAATAACTGAGGGGAGAGGCAAGGTcatcccattctcacactccacacccacccacacacactctgtaGTTAGCTTTCACTGTAGTATTTGACTGGTGAGGATAGTGTGTaagtctacccccccccccccaccaataggAGACTCTCAGTGTTACTCAAAAACTACTTCACTTATGTCATGCATacaaaataactaaaaaaaACTCTTGTGCATATTTCCTCATAGAGTATGTGTACATCCACATACAGTACAGTTTGAGTTGTGCTGTGATATAAGATCaaggttttttttaatgctaCTTCAGCGCAGCCAAACAAGATTAAGAGTAACGATGCATGTGCCCCCTTTGTTGAGGGAAACAGTGCCACTAAGCTGGAATACACATGAACCGAGAGCAATACATGGGTAAATCAGCCTCACAGCACAAGTCTCTGAGTGCAACAGTCACCCCAACCACCAGTAACGTGTAGCTGAGCCCCCCCTGTCTCCCAGCCCCCCCATTCCACTTGTTTGGACAAGTCGAGGATTCCAGCTATGAAATGCACTGGATCTCGCAGCTTCCTGAATCTACTCACAAAGTCTGGAATTTCTCCAGTGAGGAATCAGGTGTAAAGACATTCAGAAGGCAGATGACCTAAAGGGTCAAAAAGAATTCATGTAAAGCAGAGGGATCGACAAACTGCAGATTTAGCTTTAGATTTTAGCTACCTCATGAGGTACCATTAGCCACCtcttttctgtatttctgtGAAACATATCTGCTCTGTATTATTATGTTGTGGTATAATAGCTGTTGTCTTAGCTCGTCTGAAACATACATAATGACGGAGCTAGTGGTCTTttccaaaacataaataaacGAGTTCAGTGAGTCAGGTGTAATTAGGAATGTTCTTATAAATTGCCAGTGTTTCAGCCTATTTGCATGTATCTAACCTAATTAAATTATCCTAACATGACAGGTCGCATCATGTCGATTGGCTTCAAAGTTATGCAATCATACAGAAAACAACATTTCAGCGGTGAACAGAGAAGCTGAGAAAAGCGGCGAGTGAGACAAAAGCGCCAGTGCTTGTGCGTACGTTGTCGTGCCGAATGTGCCGCAGCAGCCGCAGTTCACGGTAGGCTCGTTTGGCATGGATCAGAGACTGGAACGGGCGATAGAGCTTCTTTATTGCCACCCTTTCCTTCGTCTTTTGGTCAATTGCGGAACTTTAAAGGCAGAAGAAGACCAATATGGTTAAAAAATACGCAACGTTGCTTAACAACCCAGATGTCACAAATGTTGAAATGACATTGATTCCATATCAGAAAAAATGTTGAAACAATGTTTATCTTAAATGTTTCACTTTATAGGCCTATCACCATTGAATCAACGTTTTGCCAccaatattgaaaatctgaaCAAAAATCAGTTCAGTTTCAACGTTGGTAATTTAACACTGATCATAATTCAACGCATTTAACTATAATTCAACgttgaaacaataacatgatgctatctgggaaAAAAAGTTTAATGATACGGTACGCCTACTGCGATAATTTATTTAACCATTTGTTACCCAGCGAaagcaaaataatttttccaaCATACCCACCTAGGCACCTTACTATATAATACAAGTGCACAGTGAATTCTTAAAGAATTCTTAAAGAATTCACTAAAGATTCGTAAAAATTACTCGAATTAGTGTTCATTTGTCGGCCGTGTATTTTCGGGTAGAGATACAAACTGGTAAATCGCCGTAGCCTTAAGCAAAATGGGAGATTGGAGGTATTTGTCTTATCTTGGGACTAGCCTGAACTTGTAAACTTCACAAGGCAAACAGAAAAACTCCCGTGTCACACATgttaaaatgttctgttttgaCCAGACCGTCGTATCATAATTGCATATATATCTAGCAAATGGTCCAGTGATACATTATATATCCAGCAGTATCCAAACATTATGAAATAAGAAAGTATGCAAATTATTTTAGGAGTATTGCACCAAGCTGTTTACAATATGTTGACCTTAAGAAGGAGATTTCTTTAGGTTAAGGAGACCTGTAACAGACGTCAGTGTAACAGCATTAGGATTTTTGCAACAATGTGATTTTAAAAAGGCCAGTGACGCCACAAGCCTGATCGCGACAATCTGTGTATGAT
This genomic stretch from Brienomyrus brachyistius isolate T26 chromosome 6, BBRACH_0.4, whole genome shotgun sequence harbors:
- the zgc:171775 gene encoding STKc_p38 domain-containing protein; amino-acid sequence: MATPVKPGFYRQEIQKTTWDVPERYASLKAVGSGAYGTVCSAIDQKTKERVAIKKLYRPFQSLIHAKRAYRELRLLRHIRHDNVICLLNVFTPDSSLEKFQTFYMVMPFVAQDLGHIMKRKKLTDHISTYLFYQILRGLKYIHSAGIIHRDLKPSNLAVNENCELKILDFGLARHTESEMTGYVVTRWYRAPEVIFNWMHYTQTVDVWSAGCILAEMITGYVLFPGHDSLDQLQKILSLTGTPQPALVQKMQSADARSYVQSLPPKKKKNFRDVYPSMDRNALVMLEAMLVLDPEKRITASEGLSHPFLEEFHEPDAEPESPPYDDSFESMELVVGEWKSLIHMEIMTFDPDNPRATAT